In one window of Flavobacterium ginsengisoli DNA:
- a CDS encoding PepSY-associated TM helix domain-containing protein, which translates to MVAYYGKNRSAIVYTYSDTENLYLYFNPYTGKYLKTENPKTDFFIIVEYIHLYLLLPDYIGKHIIGVSTIIFILLLISGIIQWWPKRRSDIKRSFTVKWSAKWRRVNYDWHNTSGFYISLIALILAITGLTFTYEWVGDGIYKSFNFGGDKAAETKTPTIDTTTFKSNSATAIDKAFIQTLKLQPKAEMFFVMIPQQKGDIVSTGAYPHTLRYDQQSNYYFHPSSGKLIQSQTFDKKSLGLQVVEMNYGIHTGQVLNLPGKIIAFIVSLIAAALPVSGFVIWFGRKKKSKKVKP; encoded by the coding sequence ATGGTTGCTTATTACGGAAAAAACAGATCGGCAATTGTTTATACCTATTCAGATACAGAAAATTTATATCTCTATTTCAATCCCTACACAGGTAAATATTTAAAAACAGAAAATCCAAAAACCGATTTCTTTATTATAGTAGAGTACATTCATTTGTATCTGCTCCTGCCCGATTATATCGGAAAACATATTATTGGTGTTTCAACCATCATTTTTATTTTATTGCTTATTTCAGGAATTATACAATGGTGGCCAAAACGAAGAAGCGACATCAAAAGAAGTTTTACTGTAAAATGGTCCGCAAAATGGCGTCGCGTAAATTATGACTGGCACAATACTTCTGGTTTTTACATTTCGTTAATTGCTTTAATTCTAGCCATAACTGGACTTACTTTTACATACGAATGGGTTGGCGACGGAATTTATAAATCTTTCAATTTCGGTGGAGACAAAGCAGCCGAGACAAAAACGCCTACAATTGATACAACCACTTTCAAATCAAATTCGGCCACAGCAATTGACAAAGCTTTTATTCAAACCTTAAAATTACAGCCAAAAGCAGAAATGTTCTTTGTAATGATTCCGCAACAAAAAGGTGACATTGTGAGTACAGGCGCATATCCGCACACATTGCGTTACGACCAGCAGAGCAATTATTATTTTCATCCGTCAAGCGGAAAACTTATTCAAAGTCAGACATTCGATAAAAAGAGTTTAGGATTGCAAGTTGTCGAAATGAATTACGGAATACATACAGGACAAGTTTTAAATCTTCCAGGAAAAATTATCGCTTTTATAGTAAGTCTAATTGCCGCAGCGCTTCCCGTCAGCGGATTTGTAATTTGGTTTGGAAGAAAAAAGAAATCTAAAAAAGTAAAGCCATAA
- a CDS encoding 2-oxoglutarate dehydrogenase E1 component, whose protein sequence is MKTSDYLQQTFQLFLMLAQTIGMAPSSLQDIVNRLKAIYCQHIGIEYMYIRNPGVVKWIQDKLAVNVNQPNFSTEEKKTILNKLNEAVSFENFLHTKYVGQKRFSLEGGESIIPALDALIEQVAEKGVEQFVMGMAHRGRLNVLANIFGKSTQDIFGEFDGKDYDQEYFDGDVKYHLGLTADKKTRSGKSININLAPNPSHLETVGAVIEGITRAKQDKYYADDFSKVLPIAVHGDAAIAGQGILYEIIQMAQLDGYKTGGTIHIVINNQVGFTTNYLDARSSTYCTDVAKVTLSPVLHVNADDAEAVVHAVSFALDYRMQFGRDVFIDLLGYRKYGHNEGDEPRFTQPVLYKIIAKHKNPRDIYADKLLSDGVIDASYVNALEKEYKARLEENLEASRKKDLTIITPFMKNEWDGFVQVTDTQMLQKVDTTFAKEGLDSIINTISTLPSDKKFINKISKIVTDRKAGYDNNTIDWGTAEALAYGSLLTEGFDVRISGQDVERGTFSHRHAVVKVEDSEEEVILLNAIENKKGNFGVFNSLLSEYGVLGFDYGYALANPKALTIWEAQFGDFSNGAQIMIDQYISCGEDKWNNQNGIVMLLPHGYEGQGAEHSSARMERYLQLCARHNMYVADCTTPANFFHLLRRQMKTNFRKPLVVFSPKSLLRDPRCVSTVEEIASGSFQETIDDNTVDKKGVKTLVFVTGKFYYDIVAERENNGRNDVAVVRIEQLFPFPVDQIKEIIAQYPNADDYVWAQEEPKNMGAYSFMLMNFDLVKWRLASLKAYSAPASGSYTRAKRRHADAIRMVFDKNLFR, encoded by the coding sequence TTGAAAACTTCGGATTATCTGCAGCAGACCTTTCAACTGTTTTTGATGCTCGCACAAACAATTGGCATGGCGCCATCTTCTTTACAAGATATCGTAAATCGTCTTAAAGCTATTTACTGCCAGCATATCGGTATTGAATATATGTATATTAGAAATCCTGGCGTTGTAAAATGGATTCAGGATAAATTGGCTGTCAATGTTAATCAGCCTAATTTCTCTACAGAAGAAAAGAAAACAATCTTAAATAAATTAAACGAAGCTGTTTCTTTTGAGAATTTCCTTCATACTAAATATGTTGGACAAAAACGTTTCTCATTAGAAGGTGGAGAATCTATCATACCAGCTTTAGATGCTTTGATCGAGCAAGTTGCTGAAAAAGGTGTTGAACAATTCGTAATGGGAATGGCTCACCGTGGTCGTTTGAACGTTTTGGCAAACATCTTCGGAAAATCGACTCAAGATATCTTTGGTGAGTTTGACGGAAAAGATTACGATCAAGAATATTTTGACGGTGACGTAAAATACCATTTAGGTCTTACTGCCGACAAAAAAACAAGATCTGGAAAAAGCATCAACATCAATTTAGCACCAAACCCTTCTCACTTAGAAACTGTTGGAGCTGTAATTGAAGGTATTACAAGAGCTAAACAAGATAAATACTATGCTGATGATTTCTCTAAAGTATTGCCAATCGCAGTACACGGAGATGCTGCAATCGCAGGTCAAGGTATTTTATATGAAATCATTCAAATGGCTCAACTTGATGGTTACAAAACTGGAGGAACAATCCATATTGTAATCAACAACCAAGTTGGATTTACAACAAACTACTTAGACGCTCGTTCTTCTACTTATTGTACAGACGTTGCTAAAGTAACTTTATCTCCAGTATTACACGTAAATGCTGATGATGCAGAAGCTGTTGTACACGCTGTATCTTTTGCATTAGATTACAGAATGCAATTTGGACGTGACGTATTTATTGATTTATTAGGTTATAGAAAATACGGACACAACGAAGGTGACGAACCTCGTTTTACACAACCTGTTTTATACAAAATCATTGCTAAGCATAAAAATCCAAGAGACATCTACGCAGATAAATTACTTTCTGACGGCGTAATCGATGCTTCTTATGTTAATGCTTTAGAAAAAGAATATAAAGCTAGATTAGAAGAAAACTTAGAAGCTTCTCGTAAAAAAGACTTAACAATCATTACTCCATTCATGAAAAACGAATGGGACGGATTTGTTCAGGTAACAGATACGCAAATGCTTCAAAAAGTGGATACTACTTTTGCTAAAGAAGGATTAGATTCTATAATCAATACAATCTCAACTTTACCATCAGATAAAAAATTCATCAACAAAATCAGTAAAATTGTTACAGATAGAAAAGCTGGTTACGATAACAATACTATAGATTGGGGAACTGCAGAAGCATTGGCTTACGGTTCACTTTTAACAGAAGGATTTGATGTTCGTATTTCTGGACAAGACGTTGAGCGTGGTACATTCTCTCACCGTCACGCTGTTGTAAAAGTAGAAGATTCTGAAGAAGAAGTAATTTTATTAAATGCTATTGAAAACAAAAAAGGAAACTTTGGCGTATTCAACTCGCTTTTATCAGAATATGGTGTTTTAGGTTTTGATTATGGATATGCATTAGCAAACCCAAAAGCATTAACAATTTGGGAAGCACAATTTGGAGATTTCTCTAACGGAGCTCAAATTATGATTGACCAATACATTTCTTGTGGCGAAGATAAATGGAACAACCAAAATGGTATTGTGATGTTATTGCCTCACGGATATGAAGGACAAGGTGCAGAACACTCTTCTGCAAGAATGGAGCGTTATTTACAACTTTGTGCAAGACACAACATGTATGTTGCAGATTGTACAACGCCAGCTAACTTCTTCCACTTGTTAAGAAGACAAATGAAAACGAATTTCCGTAAACCTTTGGTAGTTTTCTCTCCAAAAAGTTTATTGCGTGATCCAAGATGTGTATCTACAGTTGAAGAAATCGCAAGCGGAAGTTTCCAAGAAACAATTGATGACAACACAGTAGATAAAAAAGGTGTAAAAACTTTAGTTTTTGTTACAGGTAAATTCTACTATGATATTGTAGCAGAAAGAGAAAACAACGGAAGAAATGATGTTGCAGTGGTTCGTATCGAACAATTATTCCCTTTCCCTGTAGATCAAATCAAAGAAATTATTGCACAATATCCAAATGCTGATGATTATGTTTGGGCGCAAGAAGAACCTAAAAACATGGGAGCTTACAGCTTTATGTTAATGAATTTTGATCTTGTAAAATGGAGATTGGCTTCATTAAAAGCATATTCTGCTCCAGCATCTGGAAGTTACACACGTGCAAAACGTCGTCATGCAGATGCTATTAGAATGGTATTCGATAAAAACTTATTTAGATAA
- a CDS encoding PepSY-associated TM helix domain-containing protein, whose translation MNNRHYNIYFHTHTVSGIVISVILFVIFFAGSFSFFRDEIINWERSESTAITREIQLDYNDALQHLDKKYVLHGRNITISKPSIENRVAVYMEGTKDTLAPKKQQAGEFFYLDNKNYKSYTYEESYSLGELLYRLHFLAQIPYPTGYYLAGFTALFFLFAIVTGVLLHWNKIVSNFYIFRPKEKLKTLWTDAHTALGMIGLPFQFVYAVTGAFFMIKLLIVAPAVAALYNGDQDKLYKELEYTDADYKFENKKLANPFNIDELVAKTKKNWKDFEITRVFIQNYGDANMHVLVEGELLSNKKFTGIGKVVYRIADGKEIAKKDPIAQTNYLDVVKNVLYRIHFGDYGGYALKIVSFLLGIITCFVIISGVMIWLVARQKNNMPEKKRRFNNAVVRIYLAICLSMYPITALAFIGSKIFYPLSQSNLYALYFGGWLLLAIFFIIKKNDAFTNKFCLVSGSILGFLIPITNGIVSGNWFWTSFIENKFQIFFIDVFWIFLVAITLYTAYHLKPKKAVS comes from the coding sequence ATGAATAACCGTCATTACAATATCTATTTTCATACACATACTGTCAGCGGAATCGTTATCAGTGTAATTCTTTTTGTAATTTTCTTCGCTGGATCTTTTTCTTTTTTTAGAGATGAAATCATCAATTGGGAAAGAAGTGAATCTACAGCAATCACAAGAGAAATTCAATTGGATTACAATGACGCCCTGCAGCATTTAGATAAAAAATATGTTTTGCACGGAAGAAATATCACTATTTCTAAACCTTCAATAGAAAATCGAGTTGCTGTTTATATGGAAGGAACCAAAGACACATTGGCTCCCAAAAAACAACAAGCAGGAGAATTTTTCTATTTAGACAATAAAAATTACAAATCTTATACTTACGAAGAATCTTATTCTCTTGGTGAACTTTTATACCGTCTGCACTTCTTGGCGCAAATTCCTTATCCTACGGGGTATTATTTAGCCGGATTCACCGCTCTGTTTTTTTTATTCGCAATCGTGACAGGAGTTTTATTGCATTGGAATAAAATCGTTTCTAACTTTTATATCTTCCGTCCAAAAGAAAAATTAAAAACACTTTGGACAGATGCACACACAGCATTAGGAATGATTGGACTTCCGTTTCAATTTGTATATGCCGTTACAGGTGCTTTTTTCATGATTAAACTTTTAATAGTAGCGCCAGCTGTAGCCGCTTTATACAATGGTGATCAGGATAAATTATATAAAGAATTAGAATATACAGATGCCGATTATAAATTTGAAAATAAAAAGTTAGCCAATCCATTTAATATTGATGAGCTAGTTGCCAAAACCAAAAAGAACTGGAAAGATTTTGAAATTACTCGTGTTTTTATCCAGAATTATGGAGATGCCAACATGCACGTTTTGGTCGAAGGAGAACTTTTAAGCAATAAGAAATTTACGGGAATTGGGAAAGTAGTTTATAGAATTGCCGATGGAAAAGAAATTGCTAAAAAAGATCCAATTGCCCAAACTAATTACCTAGATGTTGTAAAAAATGTTTTGTACCGAATTCATTTTGGCGATTATGGCGGATATGCTTTAAAAATCGTAAGTTTCCTTTTAGGAATTATAACCTGTTTTGTTATTATTTCTGGAGTAATGATTTGGCTTGTTGCGCGACAAAAAAACAATATGCCGGAAAAGAAAAGACGTTTTAACAATGCGGTTGTTCGTATCTATCTGGCAATCTGCTTAAGCATGTATCCAATTACGGCATTAGCTTTTATTGGAAGTAAGATTTTCTATCCTTTAAGCCAATCTAATTTGTATGCTCTTTATTTTGGAGGTTGGCTATTGCTTGCCATTTTCTTTATCATCAAAAAGAATGATGCTTTTACGAATAAATTCTGTTTGGTTTCAGGAAGTATTTTAGGATTCTTAATTCCAATTACAAACGGAATTGTTTCTGGAAATTGGTTTTGGACTTCATTTATAGAAAACAAATTTCAGATTTTCTTTATCGACGTTTTTTGGATTTTCTTAGTCGCAATTACATTATATACAGCTTATCATTTAAAACCCAAAAAAGCAGTTTCTTAA
- a CDS encoding TonB-dependent receptor has protein sequence MKGTKIGTSTDANGFYEIKNIKPGNYVIKVSGIGYSSKEKSVNLNGGDSIIEDFRISENSQELNEVVLSSNRKNPLARKETTQVSRLPLKNLENPQVYTTITGELLKEQVVTNIDDALKNAPGLSPLWASTGRGGDGAGYFSLRGFAVQPTMTNGLPALNNGSIDPANIDKIEVIKGPSGTLFGSSLISYGGLINLTTKKPYDHFGGEVSYTAGSYGLNRVTADINTPVDDEHKINFRVNTAYHTENSFQDAGFRKSFFFAPSLSYQASDRLSFFINTEFMNNKQTNPTMLFLDRGAPLRVHNMDELGYDNKRSYTSNELAIETPSYSLQGQMNYKISDQWTSQTVLSRGSSKSEGYYTYLYEGTQYFPAEVNQGIVLGRSMNYQDTTTLTTDIQQNFIGDFKLGNLRNRIVVGFDYFNRGQVDNGSGYVSNGRVYIGNLDVATVNQYVFGITDPAKYITNGDSGILTKAGSDKLLAEAGANNNKTKQEVISAYASDVINITPALSAMASLRVDRFMTAGDVTTNADDFNQTSFSPKFGLVYQPIIDKVSIFANYMDGFTNTAPTTDTGLNGAVIPRTFKPEHANQFEIGTKLNVLKDKVYATFSYYDIKVTDQVYTVYGSTGGVPTQTSFQDGEQRNKGFEAEIVANPVAGLNIVAGYSYVDAVLNAGDPSFVGNRPESSGPRNTANFWASYKFPQGDLQGFGLGFGGNYADKNLIMNRNVVGQFTIPSYTVLNSSIFYGTEKFTLTLKLDNIANVDTYDGWSTIHPKNMRSVSANFAYRF, from the coding sequence TTGAAAGGAACAAAAATAGGAACTAGCACTGACGCGAATGGTTTCTATGAAATTAAAAATATTAAACCAGGCAACTATGTAATTAAAGTTTCTGGAATTGGTTATTCTTCTAAAGAAAAAAGCGTTAACCTTAATGGTGGCGACTCAATTATTGAGGATTTTAGAATTAGTGAAAACTCTCAAGAATTAAATGAAGTTGTTTTAAGCTCAAACAGAAAAAACCCGTTAGCGCGTAAAGAAACAACACAAGTATCAAGATTACCTCTTAAAAATCTTGAAAACCCTCAAGTTTATACTACAATTACTGGTGAACTTTTAAAAGAGCAAGTTGTTACAAATATAGATGACGCTCTTAAAAATGCACCAGGATTATCTCCGCTTTGGGCTTCTACTGGACGTGGTGGCGACGGTGCAGGATATTTCTCTCTAAGAGGATTTGCTGTGCAACCAACAATGACAAATGGTTTACCTGCTTTGAATAACGGAAGTATCGATCCTGCAAATATTGACAAAATTGAAGTTATTAAAGGGCCTTCTGGAACTTTATTCGGAAGTAGTTTAATTTCTTACGGAGGTTTAATCAACTTGACTACTAAAAAACCTTATGATCACTTTGGAGGAGAAGTAAGCTATACAGCAGGAAGTTACGGATTAAACCGTGTAACTGCAGACATTAATACTCCTGTAGATGATGAACACAAAATTAATTTCAGAGTTAATACTGCATATCATACAGAAAACAGCTTTCAAGATGCTGGATTTAGAAAATCATTTTTCTTTGCTCCATCTTTATCTTACCAAGCGAGCGACAGACTTTCGTTTTTTATTAATACTGAATTCATGAACAACAAACAGACGAATCCTACTATGCTATTTTTAGATAGAGGAGCACCTTTGAGAGTTCATAATATGGATGAATTAGGTTATGATAACAAACGTTCTTATACAAGTAACGAACTTGCAATTGAAACTCCTTCTTACTCTCTTCAAGGACAAATGAATTACAAAATCTCTGATCAATGGACTTCTCAAACGGTTCTATCAAGAGGATCATCTAAATCTGAAGGATATTACACTTATCTTTATGAAGGCACACAATATTTTCCTGCAGAAGTAAATCAAGGAATTGTTTTAGGACGTTCAATGAATTACCAAGATACAACAACTTTAACAACAGATATTCAACAAAACTTTATTGGTGATTTTAAACTTGGAAACTTAAGAAACAGAATTGTTGTTGGCTTTGATTACTTTAATAGAGGGCAAGTTGATAATGGTTCTGGATATGTATCAAATGGAAGAGTTTATATCGGAAACTTAGATGTAGCAACTGTAAACCAATACGTATTTGGCATAACAGATCCTGCAAAATATATTACAAACGGTGACAGTGGTATCCTAACAAAAGCTGGTTCTGATAAACTTTTAGCAGAAGCTGGCGCAAACAATAACAAAACAAAACAAGAAGTTATTAGTGCTTATGCATCAGATGTAATCAATATTACTCCTGCATTATCTGCAATGGCAAGTTTACGTGTAGATCGTTTTATGACTGCTGGTGATGTTACTACAAATGCTGATGATTTTAATCAGACTTCTTTTTCACCAAAATTTGGTTTAGTTTATCAGCCAATTATTGACAAAGTTTCGATTTTTGCCAACTATATGGATGGTTTTACTAATACAGCTCCAACAACTGATACTGGTTTAAATGGTGCAGTTATTCCAAGAACTTTCAAACCAGAACATGCTAATCAATTTGAAATCGGAACTAAATTAAATGTTCTTAAAGATAAAGTTTACGCAACATTTAGCTATTATGATATCAAAGTAACAGATCAGGTTTATACTGTTTATGGTTCTACAGGTGGAGTACCAACTCAAACTTCTTTCCAAGATGGAGAACAAAGAAACAAAGGTTTTGAAGCAGAAATCGTTGCAAATCCAGTTGCTGGTTTAAACATTGTTGCTGGTTACAGTTATGTAGACGCTGTATTAAATGCTGGAGATCCTTCGTTCGTAGGAAACAGACCTGAGAGTTCAGGACCAAGAAACACAGCAAACTTTTGGGCAAGCTACAAATTCCCTCAAGGAGATTTACAAGGATTTGGTTTAGGTTTTGGTGGAAACTATGCTGACAAAAACCTAATTATGAACAGAAATGTTGTAGGTCAGTTTACAATTCCTTCTTACACTGTTTTAAATTCTTCTATTTTCTACGGAACAGAGAAATTTACATTGACATTAAAATTAGACAATATTGCTAATGTTGATACTTACGATGGTTGGTCAACAATTCACCCAAAAAACATGAGAAGCGTATCTGCGAACTTCGCGTACAGATTCTAA
- a CDS encoding toxin-antitoxin system YwqK family antitoxin produces MKKSVILVAILFSGIVVAQEGKPELEAAGNKVKATYYYENGKVRQEGFFKDGKLDGVWVSYDENGNKKTVGEYADGVKTGKWIYFNEDSLKEVAYVDNKVSSVKNLQKNALANRN; encoded by the coding sequence ATGAAAAAGAGTGTAATTTTAGTCGCAATATTGTTCTCTGGAATTGTAGTTGCACAAGAAGGAAAGCCTGAATTAGAAGCTGCTGGGAACAAGGTAAAAGCAACCTATTACTATGAAAATGGTAAAGTGCGACAAGAAGGCTTTTTTAAAGATGGTAAATTAGACGGTGTTTGGGTATCTTATGACGAAAATGGAAACAAAAAAACCGTTGGAGAATACGCAGACGGAGTTAAAACTGGAAAATGGATTTACTTTAATGAAGACAGCTTGAAAGAAGTTGCTTATGTTGACAACAAAGTAAGTTCGGTTAAAAATTTACAGAAAAATGCTTTAGCAAACAGAAATTAA
- a CDS encoding PepSY domain-containing protein has translation MGFKTKIRFIHKWLGLISGLIVFVVCITGCIFCFHDEIKDITRKDWRLVEPQNKPFLLPSELRAKSKRNCSCE, from the coding sequence ATGGGATTCAAAACCAAAATACGTTTTATACACAAATGGCTCGGATTAATTTCTGGGCTTATTGTTTTTGTAGTTTGTATAACGGGCTGTATTTTTTGTTTTCATGATGAAATAAAAGACATTACAAGAAAAGATTGGCGTTTGGTAGAACCTCAAAACAAACCTTTTCTATTACCATCTGAATTGCGAGCAAAAAGCAAAAGAAATTGCTCCTGCGAATAA
- a CDS encoding SprB repeat-containing protein, with product MRKITLILSFFLFLIISCSSEDSPVTPEKPTPEETKPLTATFTQVDVAVYGAKTGSVTITPAGGTPPYTITPLQTELAAGDYTFTIKDSKGLTTTVTAKILQPKATLPESSLLRPAVKNINKNTVASKTKAVTKHLVQSIQYKKSDYKIDETSDYSLTDNLYSDNENTLNTNTPKGDVRNYIYNNAGQLTQIEIQKGPESMGSSGIEFSYEYDSNGNVINNSTPYTYENGLITKVLIDNYLTVYNYDSEQRVTKRTGKLNASTFEYTDTEVKETRYEIIESLGEVANGRVILTKYDKTKAGIYNNEPYYKIATTFSSLLGQTLPNPYLHIIEQSIVDNGITQKTQSFKYFYDAEGYLIKVDDGEFVTIYIYQQI from the coding sequence ATGAGAAAAATTACGCTGATTTTATCTTTCTTTCTTTTTCTAATAATATCCTGTTCTTCAGAAGATTCTCCTGTCACACCAGAAAAACCAACTCCTGAAGAAACAAAACCTTTAACTGCAACTTTCACACAAGTTGATGTTGCCGTTTATGGCGCAAAAACAGGCTCAGTAACCATTACTCCTGCTGGAGGAACTCCACCTTATACCATTACACCATTACAAACAGAATTGGCTGCTGGAGATTATACTTTTACCATAAAAGACAGTAAAGGACTAACAACAACTGTAACGGCAAAAATTTTACAGCCTAAAGCCACGCTTCCAGAATCGTCTTTACTTAGACCTGCTGTTAAAAACATCAATAAAAATACTGTAGCTTCAAAAACGAAAGCAGTTACAAAACATTTAGTTCAATCAATTCAATACAAAAAAAGCGATTATAAAATTGACGAAACTTCAGATTACTCATTAACTGATAATTTATATTCTGATAATGAAAATACCCTTAACACAAATACACCTAAAGGAGACGTTAGAAATTATATTTATAATAATGCAGGACAATTAACTCAAATTGAAATTCAAAAAGGTCCAGAATCAATGGGGTCTTCTGGAATTGAATTTTCTTATGAATATGACAGCAATGGAAATGTCATAAACAACAGCACTCCATACACATATGAAAATGGTTTAATTACTAAAGTTTTAATTGATAATTATTTAACTGTCTACAACTATGATTCTGAGCAAAGAGTCACTAAACGAACAGGAAAATTAAATGCGTCTACTTTTGAATATACTGATACTGAAGTTAAAGAAACCCGATATGAAATTATTGAATCATTAGGCGAAGTTGCCAATGGAAGAGTTATTCTCACAAAATACGATAAAACAAAGGCTGGTATCTATAATAACGAACCGTATTATAAAATCGCTACTACTTTTTCATCTTTATTAGGCCAGACATTGCCAAATCCTTATCTACATATTATTGAACAATCTATAGTTGACAATGGTATTACGCAAAAAACACAATCGTTCAAATATTTTTATGATGCAGAAGGTTATTTGATAAAAGTAGATGATGGCGAGTTTGTAACCATTTACATTTATCAGCAAATCTAG
- a CDS encoding 2-oxoglutarate dehydrogenase E1 subunit family protein, giving the protein MDRFSFLNAAHTEFFAQLYDQYLVNPDSVEPSWRSFFQGFDFGQTTYNDENPVQTIVEYVTSDNADCSLVSEKLQKEFNVLKLIDGYRTRGHLFTKTNPVRDRRTSSPTLDIENFGLSAADLSTVFDARTNNWHGAIFFTRYRKSS; this is encoded by the coding sequence ATGGATAGGTTTTCATTTTTAAACGCAGCGCATACCGAGTTTTTTGCACAATTATACGATCAATATTTAGTAAACCCAGACAGCGTTGAGCCTAGCTGGAGAAGTTTTTTTCAAGGTTTTGACTTTGGACAAACAACTTATAACGACGAAAACCCTGTGCAAACTATCGTTGAGTACGTGACTAGCGATAACGCAGACTGTAGTTTGGTTTCAGAAAAACTGCAAAAAGAATTCAATGTACTAAAATTAATTGACGGATACCGTACGCGCGGGCATTTATTCACAAAAACAAATCCTGTTCGTGACCGTAGAACTTCATCTCCGACCTTGGATATTGAAAACTTCGGATTATCTGCAGCAGACCTTTCAACTGTTTTTGATGCTCGCACAAACAATTGGCATGGCGCCATCTTCTTTACAAGATATCGTAAATCGTCTTAA
- a CDS encoding TlpA family protein disulfide reductase: protein MKKLFVAGLVIFNALNIAAQSGNSIKFTAKIDNRNSDTLVIKGRDFEKVIPIDKKGVFVSSFDAPQGFYVFYDGKESSNLYLKPNSEINLTLNAQEFYKTIVYKGKGVEESNFLAQQAIRNENFTKDAFTKEPNEFTALLDDKLKSDTEKIEKSDFSADFKTTLKRSFESYHELVARQYERVSKANKFTGKVSPGFDYENYKGGKTKLSDFKGKYVFIDVWAVWCAPCRAEIPYLKKLEEKYHGKNIEFVSISIDKLKDSDKWRKFIADKSLGGTQLLADKDWESEFIVNYNITGVPRFILVDPSGNILKYDAERPSDPELDKQLTALLN, encoded by the coding sequence ATGAAAAAACTTTTTGTTGCAGGTTTAGTAATTTTTAATGCTTTGAATATTGCCGCTCAAAGTGGAAATTCTATTAAGTTCACAGCTAAAATAGATAATAGAAATAGCGACACTTTAGTAATTAAAGGAAGAGATTTTGAGAAAGTAATTCCGATTGATAAAAAAGGAGTTTTTGTTTCTTCTTTTGATGCTCCTCAAGGATTTTATGTGTTTTATGATGGCAAGGAATCTTCTAATCTATATTTGAAACCAAATTCTGAGATCAATTTAACGCTGAATGCTCAGGAATTTTATAAAACGATTGTATATAAAGGTAAAGGAGTAGAAGAAAGCAACTTTTTAGCACAGCAAGCTATAAGAAACGAAAACTTTACAAAAGATGCTTTTACAAAAGAACCGAACGAGTTTACTGCTTTGCTTGATGACAAATTGAAATCGGATACAGAAAAAATAGAGAAGAGTGATTTTTCGGCAGATTTTAAAACAACTTTAAAACGCAGTTTTGAAAGTTACCATGAATTAGTCGCTCGACAGTATGAAAGAGTTTCAAAAGCAAACAAATTTACGGGGAAAGTTTCTCCAGGGTTTGATTATGAAAATTATAAAGGAGGGAAAACCAAGCTTTCTGATTTTAAAGGAAAATACGTTTTTATAGACGTTTGGGCAGTTTGGTGCGCGCCTTGCAGAGCTGAGATTCCCTATTTAAAAAAACTTGAAGAAAAGTATCATGGAAAAAATATTGAATTTGTAAGTATTTCTATTGATAAACTGAAAGACAGTGACAAATGGAGAAAATTTATTGCTGATAAAAGTCTTGGCGGTACACAGCTTTTAGCAGATAAGGATTGGGAATCTGAGTTTATTGTTAATTATAATATAACTGGAGTTCCAAGATTTATTCTGGTAGATCCAAGTGGTAATATTCTAAAATATGATGCAGAAAGACCTTCAGATCCAGAACTAGATAAACAGCTTACAGCATTATTGAACTAA